The genomic window CAGGTTTACCCTCAATTTgaggtatttttattgttagttgtgactacatacatatatgatttgtaattaaattccgtttttcgaaaaaaaatgaGAAAAATAATCCGAATTCTTTTGACTTCTTTCAATGTCTTCttgtagttttaataaaagctttaACTTCCTGCGCTGGCGTCTTTCCAGCGATATGGCCGACGGTACGGCGCGGCCGGTCGGTATATCGAGATGCGTTTTTTAACACTCCGATCTTTCCCATTCTCTCAAAATGACCAGTCCAAGTAAAGAGTTATCGTTAAAACAATACAGATTTTACTGTAAgcctttttctttttttttcagtatCTGATGAAGAGGAGGATATCCCATCAAGGTGCTACTTGAAGCGTCAGGCTCAACTCATCGTGGACACCAAGTGCAGGAGGAAGGGTTTCCGACCACCTTACCCTCGCAAATAAAAGCTGGATAGTCAAATACCTTCACTTACATCCTAGGATAACGAAGTTCAGTTCACCTTTATTAGCATACAATTAGGTACTTAACGACATCATTATTCATTACATTAGTTTTTTTCGCATATGTCTGGTAATGACGGTCtctgtgttttataatacaattgttaCAATTCGTAActatattatgatattatatattattgaagtataataatatttgcctGATGTATGTTCATTCTTTTTGGAGCTAAACGATTTTTATGcagtttagtttaattaaatatgtatgttactgatgttatatagttattattatatttgcattaacttcaaaagttttgaatttttcatcaattaacttttttgcaaattgcAATATactattcataaataaatcaatataatgCTTTGTTTCATCTGTCCCTACTTcctaattttaaacatatactatgcaatattatcaccaaaatttgtataaagaaataatggATAAAGCGGTATTAACATGAAAAGTTTACAGCATTAAGTGTGTGCGTGTGTCAGCGTCACGTAACGATATCAAAAACTTACacgagtttaaaaaaaaaaaaaacaaattatcttATATCCTAAGAGCCCACGACGGCCAGACCTTCGTCATTTAATAGAAGCTGAAAGTTCTTCTGTGCGTGTCCCCTATACAGGTAAGAACGACCAGGGACTATAGAGTTTGGGTAGTGGTTACTTCGGCAGGTAACAGGTACTATTTTAGTACTATTTCAGCAAATCAACTACCAAGTTATGTTAGTGATTCGCTCAAAACTCAATCaggtatgttattattatgacaaattattgtacataattttttaattattcataattgtataatattttttatttttacctgtATAGAGGACACGCACAGAAGAACTTTcagcttttattaaatgacGAATTTCTGGCCGTCCTGGGCTCTTgatctattataaatatatgacttACAAGGTGTAAAAATCTTATGTACCGGTACGTTGTATGctttcataatatatacaacttTCACAAcagatattaatataatattatcgtctatttaaatgtaaagtctATCGTCTAACTAAATCTGTTGTCACGCTCATTATAGGTAACCATGACAACGTTATGACAATCGAAGACGCAACacaatttataaacatttacataaatttttattatttacaatcgtttggatatacatattatttaaaaatgttctgTCCGCACAAAAATTCTTACCTCCAGCTGGTTTGTGCTATGAATCCACGGGTTTTGAATAAGGCTGTTGACCAGGCCATGGAGAGGAAACATTTCGATCCACACACAGGTATGCTATGAACTCGTTTGGAGTAAATTtcgaatataattaatatttctgtaTTACACTTTAATTTGAGGTGGTATTAACATAGTGGTTAAACATACCATCTAACGGCGACGTCATGCGTTCGTATTTCGGCTAAAGTAGTGTTGCCTATAAAGTCGACAGTTCATGAAATAGAAATCGAAGGACCAAATTTGACTGTTCCATCACTGGATGTAAATATGTGCGtactattatttatcattacgCCTAGATTCCGTAGTATAGTACATTAgtttagtataaatattatctttaagTGGAGATCCTTATATTAGATGTTTTTAATAGAGCGACCACCAGCTCAGAGACTGGAATCCATGCAACCCTCACTGTACGCGCCGCACGTTGACATAACGCGTGCAAGGCTGGGTTTCGGTAGAATCGGCCTAAGACTTCTTAATAGAGATTTGCACTCACCGGATCATTTGAAACAGCTTCAGGCGTTACATAGCGTTCTCGATCAGGtagaaatcaataaataagcATGAATAACCCTcttacatatatgtaacttactTAGACTTCTTGCGCCAGTAGGTAATTGATTATTAATACTTGACTCTTTAAAATATACCAAAAAAATTGCACTTTCatcattttttaaaggtaCAAATAACAGAAGACGCAATGTATTTGATTAGCATACATTTAGTATATCGCTTGATAGATTTAATGCGCAACCCCGACCCTGTCATTCGAGAAAAGGTCTGTATGATTCTCACCATCGTTGCAAGATATCATCAAGGGAGAGAAAGAATTATGACTCGACCAGTTATTATATCAAGTCTCCTTCATCTCATACTGCGAGATCGTAAAGAAATCAGATACGCAGCAGCAGTAACACTTAAAACTTTAACCGATAACCGATGTTCAGTTGAAACTATTTTGAAGAACAAGAGAATAATAGAGGACTTATTAAAAATGGTCATAAACGACCATAAGGGGATTGTTGTTTTACACCTTAAATCGTTGGCTAATCTTACTGAGAGAGATCAACAGCGAGCTTTGATATCAAACGCTTTCCAAATTATGTTGAAGCTGTTTGAAGATGACGATCCGAAAATCGTTTGTGGCGCTATGGACTGTATGACACAGTTATGCAAGCATGAAGTCGGCAAGACGTTAGCTGATGAATACGACCTAACATTCGTGCTGCGGCCGTATCTGAGTCACACATGCGTCGAAATTATAATCAGCGCAGTAAGTTTAATGTGTTATACGACGCTCACAACCCGGTCAAAATGGCGTGCGAAAGAAATTTGCGAGGACTTAACAAAAACACTTGTAAATTTATGTCATAAACCAAACAAACCCTTGTTACAATTGAACTCCATGCAGGTATTGATAAACCTATGTGACTGCCCAGATATAAGGAACCACATGAAATTCCATTGGGAGAGGAAGGTGATGCTGATACGTATAAGGACGCACGAGGAATGGGACGGTACGACCGAGACTTCCAGTTACGGGTTGGAAACCGGTCATAATTATAGGACAATGTGTATTGAGGGTGTGGAAACCATAAAGAATGACTATGGCGATAATG from Pieris napi chromosome 3, ilPieNapi1.2, whole genome shotgun sequence includes these protein-coding regions:
- the LOC125063631 gene encoding uncharacterized protein LOC125063631 isoform X1 — encoded protein: MTIEDATQFINIYINFYYLQSFGYTYYLKMFCPHKNSYLQLVCAMNPRVLNKAVDQAMERKHFDPHTERPPAQRLESMQPSLYAPHVDITRARLGFGRIGLRLLNRDLHSPDHLKQLQALHSVLDQVQITEDAMYLISIHLVYRLIDLMRNPDPVIREKVCMILTIVARYHQGRERIMTRPVIISSLLHLILRDRKEIRYAAAVTLKTLTDNRCSVETILKNKRIIEDLLKMVINDHKGIVVLHLKSLANLTERDQQRALISNAFQIMLKLFEDDDPKIVCGAMDCMTQLCKHEVGKTLADEYDLTFVLRPYLSHTCVEIIISAVSLMCYTTLTTRSKWRAKEICEDLTKTLVNLCHKPNKPLLQLNSMQVLINLCDCPDIRNHMKFHWERKVMLIRIRTHEEWDGTTETSSYGLETGHNYRTMCIEGVETIKNDYGDNATVVNVHSYLRRIHEIKDRLLYAINWKSYKD
- the LOC125063631 gene encoding uncharacterized protein LOC125063631 isoform X2; the protein is MYLISIHLVYRLIDLMRNPDPVIREKVCMILTIVARYHQGRERIMTRPVIISSLLHLILRDRKEIRYAAAVTLKTLTDNRCSVETILKNKRIIEDLLKMVINDHKGIVVLHLKSLANLTERDQQRALISNAFQIMLKLFEDDDPKIVCGAMDCMTQLCKHEVGKTLADEYDLTFVLRPYLSHTCVEIIISAVSLMCYTTLTTRSKWRAKEICEDLTKTLVNLCHKPNKPLLQLNSMQVLINLCDCPDIRNHMKFHWERKVMLIRIRTHEEWDGTTETSSYGLETGHNYRTMCIEGVETIKNDYGDNATVVNVHSYLRRIHEIKDRLLYAINWKSYKD